The following are from one region of the Staphylococcus schleiferi genome:
- the ltaA gene encoding lipoteichoic acid biosynthesis MFS flippase LtaA → MQNYSSNKMTMRNFYILLVILFLMEFARGMYVLSYLPLLPTATSIAVSITSIAISIHFISDSISNFFVGFVLKRLGPTIVLTLGFILALVSLFLVIFMPTSPVVLILSSVMLGVAVCPIWVIMLASVDERTRGKQMGYVYFSWLSGMLAGMITMNLIFKSHPTHFNFLMSLCVAIAFILYCFVKVKLTDYNTKNVKQQLRQIVSVSKRHLILFPGILLQGLAISALVPVLPQYALDIVGVTTLEYTLAIVIGGVGCTISMLFLSKIIDAHSTRFMYFVIFLGFVIYGTSIFILTFLTHIVVVWIIAFFIGVLYGILLPAWNTFMASFIHPSEQEETWGVINSIQGFGAMIGPLFGGPLSQFFGSPIYTFYFAALIIFFLAIFYGGYFVKRHQS, encoded by the coding sequence ATGCAAAACTACTCGTCAAATAAAATGACTATGAGAAATTTTTATATTCTCTTAGTTATTTTATTTTTGATGGAATTTGCGCGAGGAATGTACGTACTGAGTTATTTACCCCTATTGCCAACAGCAACATCGATTGCAGTCAGTATCACTTCAATTGCAATTTCCATACATTTTATATCAGATTCTATTAGTAACTTTTTTGTTGGCTTTGTTTTAAAACGGCTTGGACCAACCATTGTGCTCACTTTAGGTTTTATATTAGCCCTTGTGAGCCTGTTTTTAGTTATCTTTATGCCTACTTCACCTGTCGTACTCATTTTAAGTTCGGTTATGCTCGGCGTAGCTGTGTGTCCGATTTGGGTCATTATGCTAGCAAGTGTCGATGAACGGACACGAGGAAAACAAATGGGCTATGTCTATTTTTCTTGGCTTTCTGGGATGCTGGCCGGTATGATTACGATGAACCTAATATTCAAATCACATCCAACACATTTCAATTTTTTAATGTCGCTATGTGTCGCAATTGCGTTCATCTTGTATTGCTTTGTAAAGGTTAAGTTGACCGATTATAATACGAAAAATGTAAAGCAACAATTACGTCAAATTGTAAGTGTATCTAAACGTCATTTGATTTTATTTCCAGGTATCTTGTTGCAAGGGCTCGCAATCAGTGCATTAGTCCCTGTACTCCCGCAATATGCCCTGGATATCGTCGGAGTGACGACGCTTGAATACACACTTGCAATTGTTATTGGTGGTGTAGGCTGCACCATTTCGATGTTATTTTTATCAAAAATCATAGATGCCCATTCGACACGTTTCATGTACTTCGTTATCTTTTTAGGGTTTGTAATTTACGGTACTTCTATTTTTATTTTAACGTTCTTAACACATATTGTTGTCGTATGGATAATCGCCTTTTTCATTGGTGTGCTTTATGGTATCCTGTTGCCAGCTTGGAACACTTTCATGGCAAGTTTTATTCATCCAAGTGAACAAGAAGAAACTTGGGGCGTGATTAATAGTATACAAGGCTTCGGTGCCATGATAGGGCCTTTATTTGGTGGTCCATTGTCACAATTTTTTGGCAGTCCTATCTATACTTTTTATTTTGCAGCACTGATTATCTTTTTCTTAGCTATTTTTTATGGTGGCTATTTTGTAAAACGTCATCAGTCATAA
- a CDS encoding esterase family protein: MTSFTPGQITETQFKSDYLDREITLSVYLPKDYSDLYKSKVIICFDGQDFFRYGQLHRVYEKLRKKGEVERAIIIGFHYESVKDRSTEFHPQGEKAAKTVQAVVKELLPWIDRQFATYKVGNARLLLGDSLAGSIALLTGLSYPRVMSQIGILSPYYDDIVKQIFERCQFKSHLNIWHAIGKEECDFKLPTTGKQADFLTPNRAFRDLVECEQVTYYYEELDGGHNWKTWQKELPKILTHFLSN, encoded by the coding sequence ATGACATCATTTACGCCAGGACAAATAACAGAAACACAATTTAAAAGTGATTATTTAGATAGAGAAATCACGTTATCCGTCTATTTACCGAAAGATTATTCGGATTTATATAAATCAAAAGTAATCATATGTTTTGATGGCCAAGACTTTTTTAGATATGGTCAACTCCATCGTGTATATGAAAAACTGAGGAAAAAAGGCGAAGTTGAGCGTGCAATTATTATTGGGTTTCACTATGAATCAGTGAAGGATAGAAGTACTGAATTTCATCCTCAAGGGGAAAAAGCAGCGAAGACGGTTCAAGCTGTAGTTAAAGAGTTACTTCCATGGATAGATCGTCAGTTTGCAACGTATAAGGTTGGCAATGCGCGCTTATTATTAGGAGATAGTTTAGCTGGTAGTATTGCACTTTTAACAGGCTTAAGTTATCCGCGTGTGATGAGTCAAATTGGGATTTTGAGTCCTTATTATGACGACATTGTGAAACAGATTTTCGAAAGATGTCAGTTTAAATCACATTTAAATATTTGGCATGCAATCGGCAAAGAAGAATGTGATTTTAAATTACCGACTACTGGGAAACAAGCAGATTTCTTAACCCCGAATCGCGCATTCAGAGACTTAGTAGAATGCGAGCAAGTGACTTATTATTATGAGGAATTGGATGGCGGACATAACTGGAAAACTTGGCAAAAAGAACTGCCAAAAATACTCACACACTTTTTAAGTAACTAA
- the mgtE gene encoding magnesium transporter: MEVANVANENEQIILDDEEIFDKDLLDDLIAKENIDGFREEFLALHSYEQSEYFEVSDDDIRQKMYRYLSPDEVAEFFESLEIDEEEYEDLFEEMNAAYASKVLEHMSYDNAVDILNQLSKKKIASLLMLMNREDAKEIKALLHYDEDTAGGIMTTEFISLTINTPVHEALMRVKEQAPDAETIYVIFVVDEEKKLVGVLSLRDLIIAENDTYIEDIMNERVISANVADDQEDVAQTMRDYDFIAMPVLDYQNHLLGIITIDDIVDVMDEEASEDYSRLAGVSDIDSTDDSIFQTALKRLPWLLILTVLGMITASILGSFEETLEKVALLAAFIPIISGMSGNSGTQSLAVAVRNISTGDIKEKSKFKLALRESGSGFLTGITCATSLCFIIIILYGQPYLALIVGTSLTIAMTVGTTIGSVIPLVMNRIGIDPAVASGPFITTINDIVSMLIYFGLATSFLT; encoded by the coding sequence ATGGAGGTGGCAAATGTGGCTAATGAAAATGAACAAATCATTTTAGATGACGAAGAAATATTCGACAAAGACTTGTTGGATGACTTAATAGCTAAAGAGAATATTGATGGTTTTAGAGAAGAATTTTTAGCATTGCACTCATATGAACAAAGTGAATACTTTGAAGTGAGTGATGACGACATACGTCAAAAAATGTATCGATATTTATCTCCCGATGAAGTGGCTGAGTTTTTCGAGAGTTTAGAAATTGATGAAGAAGAATATGAAGATTTATTTGAAGAAATGAACGCGGCCTATGCGAGTAAAGTACTTGAACATATGTCGTACGATAATGCGGTAGATATTTTAAATCAGCTATCGAAAAAGAAAATAGCAAGCTTATTAATGTTGATGAATCGTGAGGACGCTAAAGAAATTAAAGCGTTACTTCATTATGATGAAGATACTGCCGGCGGTATCATGACAACGGAATTTATCTCTTTGACAATCAATACACCGGTACACGAAGCGCTAATGAGGGTAAAAGAACAAGCGCCAGATGCGGAAACCATTTACGTGATATTTGTTGTAGATGAAGAGAAAAAACTTGTCGGTGTCTTATCATTAAGGGATTTAATTATAGCTGAAAATGATACTTATATTGAAGATATTATGAATGAGCGTGTCATTAGCGCTAATGTTGCCGATGACCAAGAAGACGTCGCACAGACAATGAGAGACTATGACTTTATTGCTATGCCCGTACTCGACTATCAAAATCATTTACTAGGGATTATTACCATCGATGATATCGTGGACGTTATGGATGAAGAGGCAAGTGAAGACTACTCTCGTTTAGCCGGTGTATCAGACATTGACTCTACAGATGATTCGATTTTTCAAACCGCACTTAAACGGTTGCCTTGGTTGTTGATTTTAACAGTTTTAGGGATGATTACGGCATCTATTTTAGGTTCTTTTGAAGAAACGCTTGAAAAAGTGGCTTTGCTCGCTGCTTTTATACCCATTATTAGCGGGATGTCTGGGAATTCTGGAACGCAGTCATTAGCCGTAGCTGTACGTAATATCTCGACGGGCGATATTAAAGAAAAAAGTAAATTCAAACTCGCCTTGCGTGAATCCGGAAGTGGTTTTTTAACCGGTATTACTTGCGCAACGAGTTTATGCTTTATTATTATCATTTTATACGGACAACCTTATCTGGCTCTCATTGTTGGAACGAGTTTAACGATTGCGATGACAGTAGGGACAACGATTGGGTCTGTTATTCCACTTGTAATGAATCGTATTGGCATTGACCCTGCAGTTGCAAGCGGACCTTTTATTACTACAATCAATGATATAGTAAGTATGTTAATCTATTTCGGATTAGCAACGTCATTTTTAACCTAA
- the cozEa gene encoding lipoteichoic acid biosynthesis protein CozEa yields MTNKVWFRSGIALLLLFLLIKLFIDVNHIFMPIVIIIQSIILPLLLSGFLFYICLPFQKMLEKRHIPRWASITIILLGLTALIGAVIGVIGPVIATQIENLIHQIPFIQREAERLINFALDQRDRLPSQVTDKINDIVSYISEMASNILSNSLNIVTSIVSTLFLLILVPFFLIYMLKDHERFIPAVARFFNGERKIFVVTLLKDLNQTLKSYIQGQVTVSLILGTILYIGYSIIGLEYTLLLVMFAIVANMIPFLGPWMAFLPAGILGLIQSPSTFIWVCVVTLVAQQLEGNVITPNVMGKSLNIHPLTIIIVILASGSLGGFMLILVAVPLYAVLKTIARNVYKYRHQILHKAQSNVDDNSIL; encoded by the coding sequence ATGACGAATAAAGTGTGGTTTCGTTCAGGCATCGCACTGTTGCTTTTATTTTTACTCATTAAATTATTTATAGATGTCAATCATATCTTTATGCCGATCGTTATCATTATTCAATCTATCATATTGCCCTTACTATTAAGTGGCTTTTTATTCTATATTTGTTTGCCTTTTCAAAAGATGTTAGAAAAACGGCATATTCCACGTTGGGCAAGTATTACCATTATTTTACTTGGACTTACAGCTCTTATTGGCGCTGTCATTGGTGTCATTGGACCTGTTATTGCAACACAAATTGAGAATCTCATTCACCAAATCCCATTTATACAACGTGAAGCTGAACGTCTTATTAATTTTGCATTAGACCAACGTGATCGACTTCCATCACAAGTAACTGACAAAATTAATGATATCGTTTCTTACATTAGTGAAATGGCATCAAATATTTTATCTAACTCACTCAATATTGTAACAAGTATTGTGTCCACACTTTTCTTGTTAATCTTAGTTCCGTTTTTCTTAATCTATATGTTGAAAGATCACGAACGTTTTATTCCAGCAGTTGCCCGCTTTTTTAATGGCGAGCGTAAAATATTTGTCGTTACACTTTTAAAAGATTTGAACCAAACATTAAAATCTTATATCCAAGGTCAAGTTACAGTGAGTTTAATACTCGGAACCATTTTATACATCGGCTATAGTATCATAGGTCTAGAATATACATTATTACTCGTCATGTTCGCCATTGTCGCAAATATGATTCCATTTTTAGGACCATGGATGGCATTTTTACCAGCGGGTATTTTAGGATTGATTCAAAGCCCTTCAACCTTTATATGGGTCTGTGTGGTCACTTTAGTTGCGCAACAATTAGAAGGTAACGTTATCACGCCTAACGTAATGGGTAAATCTTTAAACATTCACCCATTAACAATTATTATCGTTATTTTAGCTTCAGGTAGTTTAGGCGGTTTCATGCTCATCTTAGTAGCTGTTCCGTTATACGCTGTCCTTAAAACGATTGCACGAAATGTTTACAAATATCGTCACCAAATTTTACACAAAGCACAAAGTAATGTAGACGATAACAGCATTCTCTAA
- a CDS encoding diglucosyl diacylglycerol synthase, with protein MVAQKKKILIITGSFGNGHIQVTNSIIEELSHMNLEHLTVIEHDLFLEAHPIMTSICKKWYINSFKYFRRMYKAFYYSRLDQLDKCFYKYYGLNKLLNLLLKEKPDLILLTFPTPVMSVLTEQFNMNIPIATVMTDYRMHKNWITPYSARYYLATEDLKDEFASVGIPRETLKVTGIPISARFEDRIDREAWLTQHHLDPKAQTILMSAGAFGVSKGFEQMIQRIIDESPNAQVVMICGRNKELKRQLSKAFKGNRHVLILGYTNNMNEWMASSHLMITKPGGITISEALTRKVPMIFLNPAPGQELENALYFEQKAFGKIADTPSEAIDIVTHLTRHPNEINAMIQNMAEARQPNATQRLCQDLLDLLYNASQCETVYGKVPLYAKLLVK; from the coding sequence ATGGTAGCTCAAAAGAAAAAAATATTGATTATCACGGGATCATTTGGTAATGGTCATATACAAGTGACAAATAGTATTATTGAAGAACTCAGTCATATGAATCTTGAACATCTTACAGTAATAGAGCATGATTTATTTTTAGAAGCACATCCTATTATGACATCAATCTGTAAGAAATGGTATATCAATAGTTTTAAATATTTTCGTCGTATGTATAAAGCATTTTATTATAGCCGCCTAGACCAGTTAGATAAATGTTTTTATAAATATTACGGTTTAAATAAATTATTAAACTTACTATTAAAAGAAAAACCAGATTTAATTTTGTTGACATTCCCAACGCCTGTCATGTCAGTTTTAACAGAACAATTCAATATGAACATCCCTATTGCCACTGTTATGACCGACTATCGCATGCATAAAAACTGGATTACACCATATTCTGCACGATACTATTTAGCAACAGAAGATTTAAAAGATGAATTTGCGAGTGTTGGCATTCCAAGAGAAACCCTCAAAGTCACTGGTATTCCTATTTCGGCACGGTTTGAAGACCGTATCGATCGAGAAGCATGGCTAACTCAACATCATTTAGATCCAAAAGCACAAACAATTTTAATGTCTGCGGGCGCCTTTGGTGTATCTAAAGGATTTGAACAAATGATTCAACGTATCATTGATGAAAGTCCAAATGCCCAAGTAGTCATGATTTGTGGTCGAAACAAAGAATTAAAACGTCAATTAAGTAAAGCATTTAAAGGGAATCGCCATGTTTTAATTTTAGGTTATACGAACAATATGAACGAGTGGATGGCGTCAAGTCACCTCATGATTACGAAACCGGGTGGTATTACAATTTCAGAAGCACTTACTCGAAAAGTGCCAATGATTTTCTTAAATCCTGCACCAGGTCAAGAACTCGAAAATGCTTTATACTTCGAACAAAAAGCATTTGGAAAAATTGCAGATACACCTTCTGAAGCAATTGATATCGTCACACATCTTACACGCCATCCTAATGAAATCAACGCGATGATTCAAAATATGGCAGAAGCACGTCAACCTAATGCAACACAACGTTTATGTCAAGATTTGCTCGACCTACTTTATAACGCATCACAATGTGAAACTGTTTATGGAAAGGTGCCTTTATATGCAAAACTACTCGTCAAATAA
- the fabI gene encoding enoyl-ACP reductase FabI, which yields MMNLEGKTFVVMGIANKRSIGFGVAKVLDQLGAKLVFTYRKERSFKELDKLIDQLNQSEKHVYQIDVQSDEDVVKGFEQIGQDVGKIDGVFHSIAFARVEELRGRFSDTSRDGFLLAQDISAYSLTIVAREARKIMNEVGSIVTSTYIGGEFAVPNYNVMGIAKASLEASVKYLAADLGQDNIRVNAISAGPIRTLSARGVGSFTTILKEIEERAPLKRNVDQEEVGKTAAYLLSDFSSGVTGENIHVDAGFHAIR from the coding sequence TTGATGAATCTTGAAGGTAAAACTTTTGTAGTGATGGGTATTGCAAACAAACGAAGCATCGGTTTCGGTGTTGCAAAAGTATTGGATCAACTAGGGGCGAAGTTAGTATTTACATACAGAAAAGAAAGAAGCTTTAAAGAGCTAGATAAATTAATTGATCAATTAAATCAATCTGAAAAACATGTTTATCAAATCGACGTTCAAAGCGATGAAGATGTCGTAAAAGGCTTTGAACAAATCGGTCAAGATGTGGGTAAAATTGATGGTGTTTTCCATTCCATCGCTTTTGCCCGTGTAGAAGAGTTAAGAGGTCGTTTTTCAGATACATCTCGTGATGGCTTTTTACTTGCACAAGACATTAGTGCATACTCACTCACGATTGTTGCGCGTGAAGCAAGAAAAATTATGAATGAAGTGGGTAGTATCGTAACTTCAACTTATATTGGTGGGGAGTTTGCTGTACCTAATTATAATGTGATGGGTATTGCTAAAGCTAGCCTCGAAGCGTCAGTGAAATATTTAGCAGCAGATTTAGGTCAGGATAATATTCGTGTCAACGCGATATCTGCTGGTCCTATTCGTACGTTGAGTGCGAGAGGTGTGGGTAGCTTCACAACAATTTTAAAAGAGATTGAAGAACGCGCACCATTGAAACGTAATGTTGATCAAGAAGAAGTAGGTAAAACTGCGGCTTATTTATTAAGTGACTTTTCATCAGGTGTTACTGGAGAAAACATTCATGTGGACGCTGGTTTCCATGCAATTCGCTAA
- a CDS encoding 2'-5' RNA ligase family protein, producing MILGLALIPSKDFQNEVNAYRKRYDKHYTKIKPHITIKSHFEIDDQEFDSVKANIEKRLEGAKVADIHATKASNFAPITNVIYFKVEKTEALVDLFNRFDGDDFYGKSEHPFVPHFTIAQGLTSQEFEDIYGQVRLAGVDHKETIEQISLMKYDDTEDEWKEIETYSLG from the coding sequence ATGATTCTAGGGTTAGCGTTAATTCCATCAAAAGATTTCCAAAATGAGGTTAATGCCTATCGTAAACGTTATGATAAACACTACACAAAGATTAAACCTCATATTACTATTAAAAGTCATTTTGAAATTGATGATCAAGAATTTGACAGTGTAAAAGCTAATATTGAAAAACGTTTAGAAGGGGCTAAAGTTGCTGATATTCATGCAACAAAAGCTTCTAATTTTGCACCAATTACAAATGTAATCTATTTCAAAGTTGAAAAAACAGAAGCGTTAGTGGATTTATTTAACCGCTTTGATGGAGACGATTTTTATGGGAAATCAGAGCATCCATTTGTTCCGCACTTTACAATTGCTCAAGGTTTAACGAGCCAAGAATTTGAAGACATTTATGGTCAAGTTCGTTTAGCAGGTGTTGATCATAAAGAAACAATTGAGCAAATTTCATTGATGAAATATGATGACACAGAAGATGAATGGAAAGAAATTGAAACATATTCATTGGGGTAG
- a CDS encoding monovalent cation:proton antiporter family protein translates to MEFVSLVIVIVAAMITPILINRLKISFLPVVVAEILMGIVIGNSFLNLVHRDEVLNILSTLGFIFLMFLSGLEIDFNAFKKDKSNKKKEEAKVPNHLRIALIVFMLIMIISVGLAFAFKWMGLIDDVLLMVIIISTISLGVVVPTLKEMNLMSTTIGQLILLVAVLADLATMLLLTVYGAVHASGAETLWLIGILVVFTVVFYFLGGLFKKAPFLQKLMDGTTQIGIRAVFALIILLVALAEGVGAENILGAFLAGVVVSLLGPTQDLVEKLDSFGYGFFIPIFFIMVGVDLNIPSLIKDPMILLIIPVLIGAFIISKLIPVLLLKKWFDMKTTIASAFLLTSTLSLVIAAAKIAEKLGTISKETSGVLVLSAVITCVFVPIVFKKLIPIPDEMQRSIKVAMIGKNQLSIPIAQGLRSQLYQISLYYRKDLTDHRTLSDDITMIEMADYHPAILERLGLFDSDIVVCSTNDDEINRRVALMAKDHGVERVICRLEASDEAQALSSKGIELFSNFQSNQILLKGMIETPNMLNLLSNVETSLYEIGMYNYAFDQMQLRNFPFGGDIIFVRIIRNNESIVPHGDTQLQYGDRLIVTGTKEYVDQLKIELEMF, encoded by the coding sequence ATGGAATTTGTATCACTAGTCATTGTCATAGTTGCGGCTATGATTACACCAATATTGATTAACAGATTGAAAATTTCATTTTTACCTGTCGTCGTAGCTGAAATTTTAATGGGTATCGTGATAGGTAATTCATTTCTAAATCTTGTTCATCGTGACGAAGTACTGAATATTCTATCCACATTAGGTTTTATTTTTCTAATGTTTTTAAGTGGGTTAGAAATTGATTTCAATGCATTTAAAAAAGATAAATCGAATAAAAAGAAAGAAGAGGCAAAGGTTCCGAATCATTTGCGCATCGCTTTGATCGTGTTTATGCTTATCATGATTATCTCGGTAGGTCTTGCATTCGCATTCAAATGGATGGGGCTTATTGATGATGTGCTATTAATGGTGATTATTATATCAACCATTTCACTTGGTGTTGTCGTGCCTACTTTAAAAGAAATGAACTTGATGAGTACAACCATTGGGCAATTGATATTGTTAGTCGCTGTGCTTGCAGATTTAGCGACGATGTTATTACTCACAGTTTATGGGGCTGTCCATGCATCAGGTGCTGAAACGCTTTGGCTTATAGGAATATTAGTCGTCTTTACAGTTGTATTTTACTTCTTAGGCGGATTGTTCAAAAAAGCACCATTTCTACAAAAACTGATGGATGGAACGACACAAATTGGAATTCGTGCCGTGTTTGCGCTTATTATTTTACTCGTGGCACTTGCTGAAGGCGTCGGTGCAGAAAATATTTTAGGGGCTTTCTTAGCGGGTGTTGTCGTTTCTTTATTAGGGCCGACACAAGATCTTGTTGAGAAGTTAGATTCATTTGGTTACGGATTCTTTATTCCAATATTTTTTATCATGGTCGGTGTCGATTTAAATATTCCATCCTTGATTAAGGATCCAATGATTCTATTAATTATTCCTGTGTTAATAGGGGCCTTTATTATTTCAAAACTGATTCCTGTGCTGTTACTTAAAAAATGGTTTGATATGAAAACAACTATCGCATCTGCTTTTTTACTGACTTCAACATTATCACTTGTCATTGCAGCAGCTAAAATCGCAGAAAAGCTGGGTACGATTAGTAAAGAAACATCGGGTGTCCTTGTTTTAAGTGCGGTCATCACATGTGTCTTCGTACCGATAGTATTTAAAAAACTGATACCTATTCCAGATGAGATGCAACGTTCTATTAAAGTTGCAATGATTGGTAAAAACCAACTTTCTATTCCAATTGCACAAGGTTTAAGATCTCAGTTATATCAAATTTCACTTTATTACCGCAAAGATTTAACAGATCATCGTACATTATCAGATGACATTACGATGATTGAGATGGCAGATTATCACCCTGCAATATTAGAGCGTTTAGGTCTTTTTGATAGTGATATCGTCGTATGTTCGACTAATGATGATGAAATTAACCGACGTGTCGCGTTAATGGCAAAAGATCATGGCGTAGAGCGTGTCATTTGTCGCCTTGAAGCGAGTGATGAAGCACAAGCATTAAGCAGTAAAGGTATTGAATTGTTCAGTAATTTCCAAAGTAATCAGATTTTATTAAAAGGGATGATTGAAACACCAAACATGCTGAACTTATTAAGCAATGTAGAAACATCGCTTTATGAAATTGGAATGTACAATTATGCATTTGATCAAATGCAATTGCGTAACTTCCCATTTGGTGGCGATATTATCTTTGTACGAATTATCCGCAATAATGAATCTATCGTACCGCACGGGGATACACAACTTCAATATGGCGATCGACTTATTGTTACAGGTACGAAAGAGTACGTTGATCAGCTTAAAATTGAATTGGAAATGTTCTAA
- a CDS encoding ISL3 family transposase, translated as MCNDILKLLKIKDNNIKITKVEEDVVIRGKKSNVIFGTLSYKPMTCPHCYHTNPNRIHKHGKRLSRITFLRFQEIAVYLNLLKQCFKCMVCDRTFTSKTNVVEDNCFISNHVQKAIIDKATQVRSETDIASDCNVSASSVKRVIHKVSNATFQ; from the coding sequence ATGTGTAATGATATATTAAAGTTACTAAAAATTAAAGATAATAATATTAAAATCACTAAAGTTGAAGAAGATGTAGTTATTAGAGGTAAGAAATCTAACGTCATCTTTGGTACCCTTTCATACAAGCCTATGACTTGTCCTCACTGTTATCATACGAATCCAAACCGAATACACAAACACGGAAAACGTTTATCGCGAATTACTTTTTTAAGATTCCAAGAGATAGCAGTGTATTTAAATCTGTTAAAACAATGTTTTAAATGTATGGTTTGTGATCGGACTTTTACTTCTAAAACAAATGTTGTTGAGGATAACTGTTTTATCTCAAACCATGTTCAGAAAGCCATTATAGATAAAGCAACACAAGTTCGCTCAGAAACTGATATCGCAAGTGATTGTAACGTTTCTGCATCTTCTGTAAAACGTGTGATTCATAAAGTAAGCAATGCCACTTTTCAATAG
- a CDS encoding alanine/glycine:cation symporter family protein translates to MLEVIVGWLNEVVWSKPLVYGLLLTGIAFSLMTRFLQVRHFKEMIRLMFQGEKSPTGISSFQAIALSLAGRVGTGNIVGVSTAIFIGGPGAVFWMWITAFLGAGTAFVESALGQIYKKEEDGEYRGGPAYYIERGIKGKFGKIYGLIFAIVTIISVGLLLPGVQSNAIASSMHNAFGIPSWIIAIVLAVILALIIFGGVKWIANVATAVVPFMAIIYILMAVVIILLNIQEVPALFALIFKSAFGMEAAFGGIIGAMIEIGVKRGLYSNEAGQGTGPHAAAAAEVSHPAKQGLVQAFSVYVDTLFVCTATALIILISGTYNTTDGSMAKNGMPNLIKDSGIFVQSPDGSKDYSGTAMYAQAGIDKAIQGSSYHFDPSFSGFGSYFIAIALFFFAFTTILAYYYIAETNVSFLTNRIAKNQNKLWQNVTRLVLIAATAYGAVKTADTAWAMGDLGVGMMAWLNIIAIWILHKPAMHALKDFERQKKEKGTGKTAIYQPDPKEIPTATFWLEDYPKRLKEDQFE, encoded by the coding sequence ATGTTAGAAGTGATTGTGGGATGGCTAAATGAAGTGGTGTGGAGTAAACCGCTCGTTTATGGTTTGTTACTTACTGGTATCGCTTTTAGTTTAATGACACGTTTTTTACAGGTTAGACATTTTAAAGAAATGATTCGTTTAATGTTTCAAGGTGAAAAATCACCGACAGGGATTTCAAGTTTTCAAGCAATAGCATTGTCTTTAGCGGGTCGTGTCGGTACAGGGAACATCGTGGGTGTTTCTACTGCAATTTTTATTGGAGGTCCCGGGGCCGTTTTTTGGATGTGGATTACAGCATTTTTAGGTGCAGGTACAGCTTTTGTTGAATCAGCATTAGGACAAATTTATAAGAAAGAAGAAGATGGCGAGTATCGTGGGGGTCCGGCCTACTATATCGAACGTGGCATCAAAGGGAAGTTCGGTAAAATTTACGGACTGATTTTCGCGATTGTCACGATTATTTCTGTGGGCTTATTACTACCAGGTGTTCAATCCAATGCGATTGCAAGTTCCATGCATAATGCATTTGGAATACCATCATGGATTATCGCCATAGTGCTAGCGGTCATTTTAGCGTTAATTATTTTTGGTGGTGTTAAATGGATTGCCAATGTAGCAACAGCTGTTGTTCCTTTTATGGCAATTATTTATATTTTAATGGCTGTAGTGATTATTTTGTTAAATATCCAAGAAGTTCCGGCATTATTTGCACTGATTTTTAAATCGGCTTTTGGTATGGAAGCTGCATTTGGAGGCATTATCGGTGCAATGATTGAAATTGGTGTGAAACGAGGACTTTATTCAAACGAAGCGGGTCAAGGGACAGGACCTCATGCAGCTGCTGCGGCAGAAGTCTCTCACCCAGCGAAACAAGGTCTGGTTCAAGCGTTCTCTGTTTATGTTGATACGTTATTCGTTTGTACGGCAACAGCATTAATCATTCTTATTTCTGGCACATATAATACAACGGATGGATCAATGGCTAAAAATGGGATGCCGAATTTAATTAAAGATAGTGGGATTTTCGTACAAAGTCCTGATGGCAGTAAAGATTATTCCGGAACTGCGATGTATGCACAAGCAGGGATTGATAAGGCGATTCAAGGATCAAGTTATCATTTTGACCCAAGTTTTTCAGGATTTGGTTCATACTTTATAGCGATTGCACTGTTCTTTTTCGCATTCACAACGATTCTCGCTTATTATTACATTGCCGAGACGAATGTAAGTTTCTTAACGAACCGAATTGCTAAAAATCAAAATAAGCTTTGGCAAAATGTCACACGTCTTGTACTCATTGCTGCGACAGCCTATGGTGCAGTTAAAACGGCTGATACTGCTTGGGCAATGGGGGATTTAGGTGTGGGTATGATGGCTTGGTTAAATATTATTGCCATTTGGATTCTGCATAAACCTGCAATGCATGCATTAAAAGATTTTGAAAGACAGAAAAAAGAAAAGGGCACAGGCAAAACAGCCATATATCAACCCGATCCGAAAGAGATTCCAACAGCTACATTTTGGTTAGAAGATTATCCGAAGCGATTGAAAGAAGATCAATTCGAGTAA